caGATCGATGAACTTTGACTGCGTTCCATTTCCTATCTTGAGATGGTTTGCGTAAGCTAAGGCAGATTCAACTCTCTCTTAGAATAATAGTCAACTTGTCTTTTAGCCCGGACTAGGTGTCTAATTGACGTGGTTGACCCGGCAAATCAACCCACGATACAATTAATATGCTAGTTTTCACAATAGATAAATGCTAAACAGAGAGAGTGTAAGAGCATTTGTGATTAATGGGTaagaaaagatttatttatttattcattactACTCTCTGTGACAGTTTCTGATTTGCGAAATAGTAGGGCCACACATGAACCGATCAACAAAATTCATagagaaataatttaatgtaatcacggtatattatattaatttataccACCACTTATAATCCACACATTGCAATTACAACTAACAAATTGTATGTTGATTTCCCCCCTGTTATCAAAATGATCAATATATCATGAATCTCGAGGAAGCATCACACACTTTATCAGCAACATGATCATGATGATGATGGACAAAATGGCAGTGATcatcatcaatttctttttctttttctttttcttttttgggtagAAAGATCATATCATCAAATTAAACATTAGAAAATGTCGAGGATTTCAAGAATTGACCGGTTGCAAAGGGGACAACTACCTCGATTCAACCAAAGCTCCCTCGAACACACCCTGCAAAACGTGTGCCCACATGGGATAAATGCTGCTCCTTTTTTCCTCCCCATGCACACGCAACACACTGTATCATTCCCCACCGTCGTCTCCGTAATtactccttctcctcctccaccaccttcCGTGCTCTCCTCTAACAGCCTCATCAACGACACCCTTAACGGCGTCCCCGTCAAACCAACATTTGCGGTTCCCACATCAGTGACACTGGTGGGCTCCATGATGTTACTTCCTGCCTCCCTGAATTGTCTTTCTGCGGCCAAAGCAGCAGCTAAGTTCATACCCGAAGAGTGCTGTTGGTTCGGACTCGGGTTCGGATCCAAACAGCCCGGATCAGAAactctctcctcctcctcctcctcttcctggCCCGTGTTTACCACAGCCTCTATCTCTTCCCGTTCTTCATCAATATCGAGATCATCATTGGTGACGATGGTGGTGGGACTGAAACCCCAAGTGGCCCCACAACAACCCAAACCTCTTAGTCCTAGCCGTTCCTTAAGACTCATTCTTCTTGATCTTCTCCTTGAAGAATCTACGCCGTCCATATGGTCACCCAGCAATGCAAGAATTGTTATTGCTTCTCTTTCTGGTTCCTGCAGTAACACACGGAGTTGACTCATTTTTCAACAAGTTAATTAACAAGAACCCAACACAAAAAACGAAAGCAACAGTGCTACTATGTGTtatagatagagagagaggggggggggggggataagCTTGAATAGTGTTTGAATACATACAGGTGAAGAGGGGTTAATTATAATCGTGCATGGGAGTCTCGTGAAGAGTTTATTGTAGAGTGAAGAGAAATTTAATGGACACCGCCTGGTTCTTGTCGTTGAAGATGATGTTGCTGTACGTGTAGGAGTAGTCAGTTGTTGATAATGGAAGTGAAAGTGACAGAAAAGAAAGGTAAATTCCATTGTAGGATTTGGGAGCTGATCATCACCATCATTAGCTTGATATTGGAAGATAAAGATGATGGGATTTATGATTTGCGTGTAGatattaattattgaagaaTAGAGAGAAGGATGAAAGGACAAGATAGGAGGAAGACAAGGAGGTGTAGAGAAGAGGAAAGATGAGTTCTTTCCACTTCATTACAAAGGGCCGGATCAGTTGCTAGAAACTTTGGATTTGCAGAAGTAACGAAAGCAATACTTCGTTGTAATTAAATACCAATCCTGCTCGTTAATTGGTGGAGtactatctttatttttctagttaataaTGTTATAATAAAAGAGGAATGATTATTAATCATAGCCGTCCCATTAatcttattatatataaaattaattattacttttttacatgacatataaataaattcatttttatatgtGAATTCGTGATTTTCTCATAATTATTGGATTGTCTTATAGAATCTTCGGCTACAGGCCTGATCAGCCGTGAATAAATTGGTTCAACTCCTCCGGAATAATATCATTACactggtttcttttttaaatggaactactttattttatttataaaaactaaaatgatgttgttcggataagaatatatatatatatatatatatatatatatatatgtttttgggTAGCCGGCCACGATAAAGTCAAAGGCGATAGGGGTTGGCGCAAGAATCGAGGGTCAAGGAAGGTAATTGGCAGTTCTCATTGGGTATTTTATGGATCGGAATCTATCTTTCGTCCGGAATACCTAATCTCGTCGTCTCcatatttaactatatatgctTTCTGCTTAATTGTTTAATTCATCCCCACCATTGATTAATCTTTCTTACACGTCATCACTACACACACGTAAATTAATGGCTTATTTGCTAGAAATCAAATGTTATCGAATGCAACGttgagaaaaattaaatgaatgctactgtcttaatttttatagactatagtttttttattttaaaacttattattatcataatatagAGTCAAATATCCATAAGGAAGATTTTTGGGTCAATGATTGTTCCATTATTTTCAACCAACTATGAGGCCTTATGTGGACTCCACGTGTATAGTACTGGGCATCCCTCTTCAGGCATTTCCTTGTTGTTGCACCATGGGGCCGTTACGTACGAGAAATGAGGGGCTTTTCACAATGGATGGTG
The DNA window shown above is from Populus trichocarpa isolate Nisqually-1 chromosome 4, P.trichocarpa_v4.1, whole genome shotgun sequence and carries:
- the LOC18097295 gene encoding uncharacterized protein LOC18097295 encodes the protein MEFTFLFCHFHFHYQQLTTPTRTATSSSTTRTRRCPLNFSSLYNKLFTRLPCTIIINPSSPEPEREAITILALLGDHMDGVDSSRRRSRRMSLKERLGLRGLGCCGATWGFSPTTIVTNDDLDIDEEREEIEAVVNTGQEEEEEEERVSDPGCLDPNPSPNQQHSSGMNLAAALAAERQFREAGSNIMEPTSVTDVGTANVGLTGTPLRVSLMRLLEESTEGGGGGEGVITETTVGNDTVCCVCMGRKKGAAFIPCGHTFCRVCSRELWLNRGSCPLCNRSILEILDIF